From Halostella salina, one genomic window encodes:
- a CDS encoding alpha/beta hydrolase: protein MNGNPDSSGPNERPHHGQPIETAGAPPQAAETAVVMLHGRGSTAQNMLTLIDEFLHHGVMYLAPQAAHSSWYPWSGEAPREDNEPWVSSALASIERAITIAADADIPPERTVFLGFSQGGCLASEYVARNPRRYGGLIVLSGSLLGPETSAEYDGSLDGTPVFFGCSSEDPYIAAERVRESADVFDRLGGDVESRLYDDLGHAINDDEIHEINAIIERLG, encoded by the coding sequence ATGAACGGGAACCCGGATTCGTCCGGCCCGAACGAGCGTCCGCATCACGGACAGCCGATCGAAACGGCCGGCGCACCGCCACAGGCCGCAGAGACAGCGGTCGTCATGCTACATGGTCGCGGCTCGACCGCCCAGAACATGCTCACGCTCATCGACGAGTTTCTCCACCACGGCGTGATGTATCTCGCCCCGCAGGCGGCACACAGCTCCTGGTATCCCTGGTCGGGGGAGGCACCGCGTGAAGACAACGAACCGTGGGTCTCCTCGGCGCTCGCCAGTATCGAACGCGCGATCACGATCGCCGCCGATGCTGACATTCCACCCGAACGGACGGTGTTTCTCGGCTTCTCACAGGGCGGCTGTCTCGCCAGCGAGTACGTCGCGCGAAATCCCCGTCGGTACGGTGGTCTCATCGTCCTATCGGGGAGCCTGCTGGGACCGGAAACGAGCGCCGAGTACGACGGCTCTCTCGATGGGACGCCCGTGTTCTTCGGCTGTAGTTCCGAGGATCCCTACATCGCCGCCGAACGCGTTCGCGAGTCCGCGGACGTGTTCGACCGGCTGGGCGGTGACGTGGAGAGCAGACTCTACGACGATCTGGGCCACGCGATCAACGACGACGAGATCCACGAGATCAACGCGATCATCGAACGACTGGGCTGA
- a CDS encoding CoA-binding protein produces the protein MPTEDADELRRILEYDRVAVIGASTSHEKAAHIVPAYLQRHGYELQPVNPTAEEIFGNQAYDSLADVPEPIDVVEIFRPSEEVPEIVEQALDRGDVQAIWMQQGIQHDEAARKAEAAGLDVVQDHCMKVEHGQLIRNPMD, from the coding sequence ATGCCAACCGAAGACGCCGACGAACTCCGTCGGATCCTCGAGTACGACCGCGTTGCAGTGATCGGAGCGTCGACGTCACACGAGAAGGCAGCGCACATCGTACCCGCGTATCTCCAGCGACACGGGTACGAACTCCAGCCCGTCAACCCAACCGCCGAGGAGATCTTCGGCAATCAGGCGTACGACTCGCTGGCTGATGTCCCGGAACCCATCGACGTCGTCGAGATCTTCCGGCCGAGCGAGGAGGTCCCCGAGATCGTCGAACAGGCACTAGATCGTGGGGACGTACAGGCGATCTGGATGCAACAGGGGATTCAACACGACGAGGCAGCCAGAAAGGCCGAAGCAGCCGGCCTGGACGTCGTGCAGGACCACTGTATGAAGGTCGAACACGGCCAACTGATCCGGAACCCCATGGACTGA
- a CDS encoding SWIM zinc finger family protein, with the protein MFSAPYGVRATPRLHSTMTAPLARLDVTKRVVKRAQYEAFEFSIEDTGVRVRNGSHANPENHEYLVTVADGLPSDCECPANATYDGACKHRVAVAIRRPVLDAALDRQVAADGGTPRKQRNAADTSSVTAKNTEPPTDCDCDELTTEFPCWECVRTGYRTLSNENR; encoded by the coding sequence ATGTTTTCTGCCCCCTACGGGGTGCGGGCGACGCCTCGCCTGCACAGTACAATGACAGCCCCACTAGCCAGATTGGACGTTACGAAGCGAGTCGTCAAACGCGCCCAGTACGAAGCCTTCGAATTTTCGATCGAAGATACCGGCGTTCGCGTTCGAAACGGCAGCCACGCCAACCCCGAGAATCACGAGTACCTCGTGACGGTGGCGGATGGACTTCCCAGTGACTGTGAGTGTCCTGCCAATGCCACATACGACGGCGCGTGCAAACACCGCGTTGCCGTCGCGATTCGAAGACCCGTACTCGACGCTGCGTTAGACAGGCAGGTCGCTGCGGACGGGGGCACGCCACGAAAACAGCGGAATGCAGCCGACACATCCTCGGTGACAGCGAAGAATACGGAGCCACCGACTGACTGTGACTGTGACGAACTCACCACCGAGTTTCCGTGCTGGGAGTGCGTGCGAACGGGGTATCGTACGCTTTCGAACGAAAATCGGTGA
- a CDS encoding ring-cleaving dioxygenase codes for MLTDTPGIHHITGIVRRAQANVDFYRDVLGLRLVKQTVNFNEKFTRHLFYGDATGSPGTALTFFPYPAEDEGRPGKPQISTAAVTIPRDSVPYWQDRLADHDISVDGPFDRFDETVLRISDPDGTQLELVTGESDVEPWVDGTVPTEHAIRGIHGVTLLSTSVYVTASMLETLGFELVDQAGDRVRYRAAGDRATVVDLLDRDAEFGREGAGSIHHVAVRVPEKDQLFEWHDLFRERDYDVSRVKDRHFFHSLYVREPGGILFELATETPGLAADEDPDELGESLFLPPWLEEDREMIESQLPPLDLSRAGETE; via the coding sequence GTGCTCACAGATACACCCGGAATCCACCACATCACAGGCATCGTCCGTCGCGCACAGGCGAACGTCGACTTCTACAGAGACGTCCTCGGGCTCCGCCTCGTCAAGCAGACGGTGAACTTCAACGAGAAGTTCACGCGGCACCTCTTCTACGGTGACGCAACTGGATCGCCGGGCACCGCCCTGACGTTCTTTCCGTATCCCGCGGAGGACGAGGGCCGTCCCGGGAAGCCACAGATCAGCACCGCTGCGGTGACGATCCCACGTGACTCGGTGCCCTACTGGCAGGATCGACTCGCCGACCACGACATCTCCGTCGATGGCCCGTTCGACCGATTCGACGAGACGGTCCTCCGGATTTCGGATCCGGACGGGACGCAACTCGAACTCGTCACTGGCGAGTCGGACGTCGAACCGTGGGTGGATGGCACGGTGCCAACCGAGCACGCGATCCGCGGTATTCACGGGGTGACGCTGCTCTCGACGAGCGTCTACGTCACTGCGAGCATGCTAGAGACGCTGGGATTCGAACTCGTCGACCAGGCGGGCGACCGGGTTCGATATCGGGCCGCGGGCGACCGTGCAACAGTCGTCGATCTGCTCGACCGGGACGCCGAGTTCGGCCGTGAGGGTGCTGGATCCATCCATCACGTCGCCGTGCGCGTCCCCGAAAAGGACCAGCTCTTCGAGTGGCACGACCTGTTTCGGGAGCGCGACTACGACGTCTCGCGAGTGAAAGACCGGCATTTCTTTCACTCGCTGTACGTCCGGGAGCCCGGCGGGATCCTGTTCGAACTCGCCACGGAGACGCCGGGGCTCGCTGCCGACGAGGACCCCGACGAACTCGGGGAGTCGCTGTTCCTGCCGCCGTGGCTCGAAGAAGACCGGGAGATGATAGAGAGCCAACTGCCGCCACTCGACCTCTCGCGTGCTGGCGAGACAGAATGA
- a CDS encoding cold-shock protein, producing MANGTVDFFNDTGGYGFISTDDGDLDDDEDVFFHMEDVGGPDLEEGQEVEFDIEQADKGPRATNVVRQ from the coding sequence ATGGCAAACGGTACAGTTGATTTCTTCAACGACACGGGCGGCTACGGTTTCATTTCGACTGACGACGGCGACCTCGACGATGACGAAGACGTGTTCTTCCACATGGAGGACGTCGGCGGTCCTGACCTGGAGGAAGGTCAGGAAGTCGAGTTCGATATCGAGCAGGCCGACAAGGGCCCGCGCGCGACGAACGTCGTCCGGCAGTAA